In one Sphingobacterium daejeonense genomic region, the following are encoded:
- a CDS encoding SPOR domain-containing protein yields MKYKGFIVSCLILFATVTISKAQENKVLVEKDSLIGLLQEYRSFYALNPTTSTKAVSLEPKTIDKSRATRVKVRGFRVQIFSGSSRREAENVQRSFQSQNSDINAYLDYVEPNYRIKVGDFTSRSAATAYMRELRGKYRNVFVFVEDVWTWQ; encoded by the coding sequence ATGAAATACAAAGGATTTATAGTAAGCTGTTTAATTCTATTTGCTACAGTTACAATTTCTAAAGCACAAGAGAATAAGGTATTGGTTGAAAAAGATTCATTAATTGGTCTTTTGCAGGAATATCGGTCATTTTACGCATTAAATCCAACTACTTCTACAAAAGCAGTAAGTCTAGAGCCTAAAACCATAGATAAATCGAGAGCTACTCGTGTTAAAGTCCGTGGTTTTAGGGTTCAGATTTTCTCAGGGTCAAGCCGTAGGGAGGCTGAAAACGTTCAGCGTTCTTTCCAAAGCCAAAACTCTGATATCAATGCTTATTTAGATTATGTAGAACCAAACTACAGAATCAAAGTAGGCGACTTTACAAGCCGTTCTGCAGCAACTGCATATATGAGAGAACTTCGAGGAAAATACAGAAATGTTTTTGTGTTTGTCGAAGATGTCTGGACATGGCAATAG
- a CDS encoding M20 metallopeptidase family protein gives MTKQRIQELANSYFQDTVDNRRFLHQNPELSFEEYNTSAYVKQKLTDLNIPFESMANTGVVGIIKGDLPSHKVLALRADMDALPITEVEGRSYGSKNIGVMHACGHDVHTSSLLGVAKILNNLKSEFGGTIKLIFQPGEERLPGGASLMIKEGVLQNPEPQGIVGQHVMPFIESGKVGFRSGKYMASCDELFMTVKGKGGHGAMPHQNIDPIAITAQIITALQQVVSRNADPRTPSVLSWGKIIGNGATNVIPDEVNLEGTFRTFDEKWRADAHERMVKMAVGIAESMGATCDFEVRKGYPFLVNEPGITAAAQSYAIEYLGAENVVELDLWPAAEDFAYYSQETNACFYRLGTGNKEKGINSAVHTPTFDIDEKALETSIGLMSYIAVQYLGN, from the coding sequence ATAACAAAACAACGAATTCAAGAACTAGCGAATTCCTATTTTCAAGATACCGTAGATAACAGAAGGTTTTTACATCAGAACCCTGAACTTTCATTTGAGGAGTATAATACTTCTGCATATGTGAAGCAAAAGTTAACTGATCTGAATATTCCCTTTGAATCTATGGCCAACACTGGAGTTGTAGGGATTATCAAAGGTGATTTACCTTCACATAAAGTATTGGCGTTAAGAGCCGATATGGACGCCCTTCCCATTACTGAGGTTGAAGGTCGATCCTACGGTTCGAAGAATATTGGTGTTATGCATGCATGTGGACATGATGTCCATACCTCTTCCCTTTTGGGCGTAGCCAAAATCTTAAATAATCTGAAGTCAGAGTTTGGAGGAACTATAAAGTTGATTTTCCAACCTGGTGAGGAACGTCTTCCGGGTGGAGCATCATTGATGATCAAAGAAGGTGTTTTACAGAATCCAGAGCCACAAGGGATTGTTGGCCAACATGTGATGCCATTTATAGAATCTGGCAAAGTTGGTTTTCGATCTGGGAAGTACATGGCTTCCTGTGACGAGTTATTTATGACTGTGAAAGGTAAGGGTGGTCATGGTGCCATGCCTCACCAAAATATAGATCCTATTGCGATTACTGCACAAATTATCACCGCTTTGCAACAAGTCGTGAGCAGGAATGCTGATCCAAGAACGCCTTCCGTGCTTTCTTGGGGTAAGATTATCGGAAATGGAGCTACGAATGTTATCCCTGACGAAGTTAATTTAGAAGGTACATTCCGTACTTTTGACGAGAAATGGAGAGCAGATGCGCATGAGAGAATGGTGAAAATGGCCGTTGGTATTGCTGAGAGCATGGGGGCAACCTGTGACTTTGAAGTAAGAAAAGGCTATCCATTTTTAGTCAATGAACCAGGCATCACTGCTGCTGCACAATCTTATGCTATCGAATACTTAGGCGCAGAAAATGTCGTTGAATTAGATTTATGGCCGGCAGCGGAAGATTTCGCCTATTATTCTCAAGAAACCAATGCTTGTTTTTATAGATTGGGTACAGGAAATAAAGAAAAAGGTATAAATTCTGCCGTTCATACACCAACATTTGATATAGACGAAAAAGCGTTGGAAACCAGCATTGGGTTGATGTCTTATATTGCTGTCCAGTATTTAGGGAATTAA